From a single Eubalaena glacialis isolate mEubGla1 chromosome 15, mEubGla1.1.hap2.+ XY, whole genome shotgun sequence genomic region:
- the LOC133075428 gene encoding serpin B3-like isoform X2, whose protein sequence is MSSLGEAIIHFAVDLFQQIRQSEKENIFFSPLSIMSALAMTSLGAREHTASEIQKVLHFNEIAENKEEGTTVDPVSHRVETPGCIHHQFQTLLTELKKPTDAYELNTANRLYGEKTFLFLQAYMDNVKKFYLASVESADFGNAAEESRKMINSWVESQTNEKIKDLFPEGSLGSLTVLVLVNAVYFKGQWCQKFKKEDTGEEKFWLNKDTSESVQMMQQTDHFNFTSLEDMQVKILEIPYKGRELSMVLLLPNEVDGLQKLEDQLTAEKLIEWTSPQNMSERQVALHLPRFKVEEKYDLKATLGALGMVDAFSEGKADFSGMTGSGDLVVSKVLHKSFVEVNEEGTEAAAATGIEIDITSLPPIPDSFRCDHPFLFFIKHNKTNSILFYGRISSP, encoded by the exons ATGAGTTCACTCGGTGAAGCAATCATCCACTTTGCAGTCGACCTGTTCCAACAGATCagacaatcagagaaggaaaatatcttcttttcccctttgaGTATCATGTCAGCCTTAGCCATGACTTCCTTGGGGGCCCGAGAACACACGGCATCAGAAATCCAGAAG GTCCTGCACTTTAATGAAATCGCAGAGAACAAAGAAGAAGGAACTACAGTTGATCCCGTGAGTCACAGA GTTGAAACGCCAGGATGTATTCATCATCAATTTCAAACTCTTCTGACCGAATTAAAGAAACCCACTGATGCCTATGAGCTGAACACAGCCAACAGGCTCTATGGAGAAaagacttttctgtttcttcag GCATACATGGATAATGTTAAGAAATTTTACCTAGCCAGTGTGGAATCTGCTGATTTTGGCAATGCTGCAGAAGAAAGTCGGAAGATGATTAATTCCTGGGTGGAAAGCCAAACTAATG aAAAAATCAAGGATCTCTTTCCCGAAGGCTCTCTTGGTAGCTTGACCGTTCTGGTTCTGGTGAATGCAGTCTATTTCAAAGGGCAGTGGTGCcagaaatttaagaaagaagATACTGGAGAGGAAAAATTTTGGCTGAACAAG GATACAAGCGAATCTGTGCAGATGATGCAACAAACCGATCATTTCAATTTCACGTCACTGGAGGACATGCAAGTCAAGATCCTGGAAATACCGTACAAAGGCCGAGAGCTAAGCATGGTGCTGCTGCTGCCCAATGAAGTAGACGGTCTGCAGAAG CTTGAAGATCAACTCACTGCTGAGAAGTTAATAGAGTGGACGAGCCCACAGAATATGAGCGAGAGACAAGTGGCTTTACACCTACCTCGGTTCAAAGTGGAGGAGAAATATGACCTCAAGGCCACGCTGGGAGCCCTGGGGATGGTGGACGCCTTCAGTGAGGGGAAAGCCGACTTCTCAGGCATGACCGGGAGTGGAGATCTGGTGGTGTCGAAAGTCCTCCACAAGTCCTTCGTGGAGGTGAATGAGGAGGGCACAGAGGCCGCAGCTGCGACTGGAATAGAAATAGATATAACGTCATTACCTCCAATTCCGGACAGTTTCCGTTGTGACCACCCTTTCCTGTTCTTCATCAAGCACAACAAGACCAACAGCATCCTCTTCTACGGCAGAATCTCTTCCCCTTAG
- the LOC133075428 gene encoding serpin B3-like isoform X1 gives MGGSKRELYSPDLTIHGASAHRLSAHLCFLQAHRSSRPHQATMSSLGEAIIHFAVDLFQQIRQSEKENIFFSPLSIMSALAMTSLGAREHTASEIQKVLHFNEIAENKEEGTTVDPVETPGCIHHQFQTLLTELKKPTDAYELNTANRLYGEKTFLFLQAYMDNVKKFYLASVESADFGNAAEESRKMINSWVESQTNEKIKDLFPEGSLGSLTVLVLVNAVYFKGQWCQKFKKEDTGEEKFWLNKDTSESVQMMQQTDHFNFTSLEDMQVKILEIPYKGRELSMVLLLPNEVDGLQKLEDQLTAEKLIEWTSPQNMSERQVALHLPRFKVEEKYDLKATLGALGMVDAFSEGKADFSGMTGSGDLVVSKVLHKSFVEVNEEGTEAAAATGIEIDITSLPPIPDSFRCDHPFLFFIKHNKTNSILFYGRISSP, from the exons ATGGGAGGCAGCAAGAGAGAGTTATATAGTCCAGACCTGACCATTCACGGCGCATCAGCTCACAGGCTGTCTGCCCACCTCTGCTTCCTCCAGGCTCACAG GAGTTCCAGACCACATCAAGCCACCATGAGTTCACTCGGTGAAGCAATCATCCACTTTGCAGTCGACCTGTTCCAACAGATCagacaatcagagaaggaaaatatcttcttttcccctttgaGTATCATGTCAGCCTTAGCCATGACTTCCTTGGGGGCCCGAGAACACACGGCATCAGAAATCCAGAAG GTCCTGCACTTTAATGAAATCGCAGAGAACAAAGAAGAAGGAACTACAGTTGATCCC GTTGAAACGCCAGGATGTATTCATCATCAATTTCAAACTCTTCTGACCGAATTAAAGAAACCCACTGATGCCTATGAGCTGAACACAGCCAACAGGCTCTATGGAGAAaagacttttctgtttcttcag GCATACATGGATAATGTTAAGAAATTTTACCTAGCCAGTGTGGAATCTGCTGATTTTGGCAATGCTGCAGAAGAAAGTCGGAAGATGATTAATTCCTGGGTGGAAAGCCAAACTAATG aAAAAATCAAGGATCTCTTTCCCGAAGGCTCTCTTGGTAGCTTGACCGTTCTGGTTCTGGTGAATGCAGTCTATTTCAAAGGGCAGTGGTGCcagaaatttaagaaagaagATACTGGAGAGGAAAAATTTTGGCTGAACAAG GATACAAGCGAATCTGTGCAGATGATGCAACAAACCGATCATTTCAATTTCACGTCACTGGAGGACATGCAAGTCAAGATCCTGGAAATACCGTACAAAGGCCGAGAGCTAAGCATGGTGCTGCTGCTGCCCAATGAAGTAGACGGTCTGCAGAAG CTTGAAGATCAACTCACTGCTGAGAAGTTAATAGAGTGGACGAGCCCACAGAATATGAGCGAGAGACAAGTGGCTTTACACCTACCTCGGTTCAAAGTGGAGGAGAAATATGACCTCAAGGCCACGCTGGGAGCCCTGGGGATGGTGGACGCCTTCAGTGAGGGGAAAGCCGACTTCTCAGGCATGACCGGGAGTGGAGATCTGGTGGTGTCGAAAGTCCTCCACAAGTCCTTCGTGGAGGTGAATGAGGAGGGCACAGAGGCCGCAGCTGCGACTGGAATAGAAATAGATATAACGTCATTACCTCCAATTCCGGACAGTTTCCGTTGTGACCACCCTTTCCTGTTCTTCATCAAGCACAACAAGACCAACAGCATCCTCTTCTACGGCAGAATCTCTTCCCCTTAG